One genomic region from Flexibacter flexilis DSM 6793 encodes:
- a CDS encoding TonB-dependent receptor — MMRKRLLIMGLFILASLATFAQNGKLAGYILDKDKQPVPFATIKVMSGGQLKGGNQAELNGHYSVSPLTPGSYDVEVSCVGYQTKHVRGVVINLETTTSLNITLPTDAEILQVVDVVYERPLVDKDQTSGGAKLTAKDIAKMPTRSVNSLLSTQASVMSADDGAGISVRGNRTGDNIVFVNGVRQYGGSNPPVESIEEISLITSGVPAQYGDALGAVINITTKGAAEKTSGSAFLETSRPFNKWNQEVGGVTLTGPLVKRKAKLDSTGAVKSNAGTLLGYFATVQFNHSRESNPSYTDYWKVKDSALELMKKNPIFFSSEASNFRSVSDTFSLKQFEKVKYRPNSASGGVQLNASFDFQPTENSILTVGGNFNYTNSRNSAGLTYNVFNYDNNDQNITYDYNAFVRFRQTFKHIGGADAKSALVKNIFYQVQADYSNVTNITQDADLKDKLFQYSYYGKFKDKKALADFDTTTNQGWALASNFGDTLSLVHNDGTTERIALAGKKYYVKGSSILQGFVSDNDPLNSGFTFTPDGPNAIGGRYNTIIQDYTGGSFYNLDALSVLGGAVNGNGIYMGSMYQSGLNGNIAGTDAIISGSGSDYTLGQQTTRYRKTNQEQYRASLQAGFDIKNHSIRIGGEFEQRVSSQFAVRGNLWQAARNQVNTHISTSLLTAVVDENSLKHLADGSILVSGENLANAALQTTFDKNLRAKLSQVRGKEVAINELINIDEIDPNLLSLDMFSTSELYLSNTSPYTTYQGYDIFGNRKRGSKGNAAFYNFFTDQTYMDAFRPNYLAGYIQDKFEINDLIVNVGLRVDRFDVNQPVLKDKYSFTNLQLVGETDFSQFSNKSPVKPGNVGDDWAVYVSSNPDGVEQSKLTVVGYRNGTTWYNANGTEDNSIQQKIIAGTAYPFFNTNSLSESAKSLQQNRGITVDAFKDFKPQVNFMPRVAFSFPVSEQTNFFAHYDILTQRPTPGFNYASPLQYYNLRQLSGVQTLGNPDLLPQKKIDYQVGFDQQINDRSALKLTASYSEIKDLIQIVNVIGAYPTAQYRTYGNQDFTTVKSLSLEYTLRRSENFQASASYTLQFAETSASDFAGRLLQTSTPTLRNVVASNDDQRHAIKLNLDYRINKGDATSAFGKIFENMGVNATFYTGSGLPYTANSAQWGANDQIKGGINSSRLPWNNRTSLRIDRNIEFAQEGKRKKILNVYLYIQNVFNAKNTLNVYDRTGSASDDGFLSSDYGKQTVASTLPSPEAYVMYYNMALANPDFYVTPRRVRIGCSFSF; from the coding sequence ATGATGAGAAAAAGATTACTCATTATGGGCCTGTTTATCCTTGCATCGTTGGCTACCTTCGCTCAGAATGGTAAGTTGGCGGGCTACATATTGGATAAAGACAAACAGCCTGTTCCCTTTGCGACAATCAAAGTTATGTCAGGTGGACAACTCAAAGGCGGCAATCAAGCCGAACTTAATGGCCACTATTCGGTATCACCTCTAACGCCAGGTTCTTACGACGTGGAGGTTTCGTGTGTTGGTTATCAGACCAAACACGTACGAGGCGTTGTTATCAATTTAGAGACAACAACCTCTCTTAATATTACACTTCCTACTGATGCAGAAATTTTGCAAGTAGTAGATGTTGTGTACGAACGCCCATTGGTTGACAAAGACCAGACATCGGGTGGTGCGAAACTCACAGCCAAAGACATTGCCAAAATGCCTACGCGTAGCGTAAACTCATTGCTTTCTACGCAGGCAAGTGTTATGTCTGCTGATGATGGTGCTGGTATTAGTGTGCGCGGTAATCGTACTGGTGATAATATCGTTTTTGTTAACGGTGTTCGTCAATATGGTGGCTCAAACCCTCCAGTGGAATCTATCGAAGAAATTTCGTTGATTACTAGTGGTGTACCTGCTCAGTATGGTGATGCCTTAGGTGCTGTTATTAACATTACTACTAAAGGTGCTGCGGAGAAAACTTCGGGTAGTGCTTTCTTGGAAACCTCACGTCCGTTTAATAAATGGAATCAAGAAGTTGGTGGTGTAACTCTTACAGGACCACTGGTTAAACGTAAAGCTAAGTTGGACTCAACGGGTGCTGTGAAAAGTAATGCAGGTACATTGCTTGGTTATTTTGCGACTGTACAGTTTAATCATAGCCGCGAAAGCAATCCTTCTTACACTGATTATTGGAAAGTAAAAGACAGTGCTTTGGAATTGATGAAGAAAAATCCTATTTTCTTCTCGTCTGAGGCCTCTAACTTCCGCAGTGTTTCGGATACATTTTCTCTTAAACAATTTGAGAAAGTGAAATATCGCCCGAATAGTGCCAGTGGAGGTGTTCAGTTGAATGCAAGTTTTGATTTTCAACCAACTGAAAATTCTATTTTGACTGTTGGGGGTAACTTCAATTATACCAATTCGCGTAATTCAGCAGGTTTGACTTACAACGTGTTTAACTATGATAATAACGACCAAAATATAACGTATGACTATAATGCGTTTGTTCGTTTCCGTCAGACATTTAAGCATATCGGTGGTGCTGATGCGAAAAGTGCTTTGGTGAAAAATATTTTCTATCAAGTGCAAGCGGATTATTCTAATGTAACTAACATTACGCAAGACGCTGATTTGAAAGATAAACTATTTCAATACAGCTACTACGGTAAATTTAAAGATAAAAAAGCGTTAGCTGATTTTGATACAACAACTAACCAAGGTTGGGCGTTGGCATCAAATTTTGGAGATACACTTAGCTTAGTGCATAATGATGGTACTACGGAAAGAATAGCTTTGGCTGGTAAAAAATACTATGTAAAAGGAAGTAGCATTTTGCAGGGTTTTGTCAGCGATAATGATCCGCTTAACTCAGGCTTTACTTTTACGCCTGATGGCCCGAATGCGATAGGCGGTCGTTACAACACGATTATTCAAGATTATACAGGAGGCTCTTTTTACAATCTGGATGCTCTTTCTGTTTTGGGCGGTGCTGTGAATGGAAACGGTATTTATATGGGTTCTATGTATCAATCAGGTCTTAATGGTAATATAGCTGGAACAGATGCTATTATTTCAGGGTCAGGATCTGATTATACCTTGGGTCAGCAAACAACTCGTTATCGCAAGACAAACCAAGAGCAATACAGAGCATCATTGCAAGCGGGTTTTGATATTAAAAATCACTCAATCCGTATTGGTGGTGAATTTGAACAAAGAGTTTCATCTCAATTTGCTGTAAGAGGTAATTTGTGGCAAGCAGCCAGAAACCAAGTGAATACTCATATTTCTACAAGTTTGTTGACTGCGGTAGTGGATGAAAATTCTCTTAAGCACTTGGCTGATGGTAGCATCTTGGTAAGTGGCGAGAACCTTGCTAATGCAGCTCTTCAGACCACGTTTGACAAAAATTTAAGAGCAAAGCTCAGTCAGGTAAGAGGCAAAGAAGTGGCAATTAATGAGTTGATTAACATAGACGAAATTGACCCTAATTTATTGTCGTTGGATATGTTTAGTACTTCAGAACTTTATTTGAGCAATACTAGTCCTTATACTACCTATCAGGGGTATGATATTTTTGGCAATAGAAAAAGAGGTTCTAAAGGCAATGCAGCTTTTTATAATTTCTTTACAGACCAAACCTACATGGATGCATTCCGTCCGAATTATTTGGCTGGCTATATCCAAGACAAATTTGAAATCAATGACTTGATTGTTAATGTTGGTTTGCGTGTGGATAGATTTGATGTGAATCAACCTGTTTTGAAAGACAAATACTCTTTCACCAATTTACAATTGGTTGGCGAAACTGATTTCTCTCAATTTAGTAACAAGTCTCCTGTTAAACCAGGTAACGTGGGTGATGATTGGGCAGTGTATGTTAGTTCTAATCCTGATGGTGTAGAGCAAAGCAAACTAACTGTGGTTGGCTATCGCAATGGAACTACATGGTATAATGCCAATGGGACAGAGGATAATTCTATTCAGCAGAAAATTATTGCAGGTACTGCTTATCCTTTTTTTAACACCAATAGTTTGAGTGAAAGTGCTAAATCTTTGCAACAAAATAGAGGTATTACTGTAGATGCATTTAAAGATTTTAAGCCTCAAGTGAATTTTATGCCTCGTGTTGCGTTTTCGTTCCCTGTATCAGAGCAAACAAACTTTTTTGCTCACTATGATATTCTTACGCAACGCCCTACGCCAGGTTTTAATTATGCGAGTCCATTGCAATACTATAATTTGAGACAATTGTCAGGTGTTCAGACGCTTGGTAATCCAGATTTGTTGCCACAAAAGAAAATCGACTATCAAGTTGGTTTTGATCAGCAAATAAACGATCGTTCAGCTCTTAAATTAACGGCATCTTATAGCGAGATTAAGGACTTGATTCAGATTGTCAACGTAATAGGCGCTTATCCTACTGCTCAGTATCGTACTTACGGAAATCAAGATTTCACGACTGTAAAGAGTTTGAGTTTAGAATATACGCTTCGTCGTTCGGAAAATTTCCAAGCATCGGCAAGTTATACGTTGCAATTTGCAGAAACATCAGCTTCGGATTTTGCAGGCCGTTTGTTGCAAACTTCTACACCGACGCTTCGTAACGTTGTAGCATCTAATGATGATCAACGTCATGCTATCAAACTTAATTTGGATTACCGTATCAATAAAGGTGATGCAACTTCTGCTTTTGGTAAAATATTTGAAAACATGGGTGTAAATGCAACATTCTATACTGGTTCTGGTTTGCCATATACTGCTAACAGTGCACAATGGGGTGCTAATGACCAAATCAAGGGCGGTATTAACTCTAGCAGACTTCCTTGGAACAATCGTACCTCTTTGCGTATTGACCGCAATATTGAATTTGCTCAAGAAGGAAAGAGAAAGAAAATTTTGAATGTTTATTTGTATATTCAAAATGTGTTTAATGCTAAAAACACATTGAATGTCTATGACCGTACGGGTTCGGCAAGTGATGATGGTTTCTTGTCTTCTGATTATGGTAAACAAACGGTAGCCAGCACGTTGCCTAGTCCTGAGGCTTATGTTATGTATTATAATATGGCATTAGCTAATCCAGATTTTTATGTTACTCCACGTAGAGTAAGGATTGGTTGTTCATTTAGTTTTTAA
- a CDS encoding amino acid kinase family protein gives MAQITLVKSWCYEIILVSLRAVAEGRKPFAQHQEPVAARQVWAATGQVRLMKTCQEGFAKLNLHCAQVLVTKEYFRDRLHYLNMQQCFNAFSKQNIAPIVNENDVIAVTELMFTDNDELAGLVTAMTDAVLILANVDGIYNAPTSSLTHS, from the coding sequence ATGGCGCAAATTACCCTTGTCAAGTCTTGGTGCTACGAAATCATTCTGGTTTCTTTGAGAGCAGTGGCAGAAGGGCGTAAGCCTTTTGCCCAACATCAAGAGCCTGTCGCAGCACGTCAGGTTTGGGCTGCTACTGGCCAAGTGCGACTCATGAAAACCTGCCAAGAAGGCTTTGCCAAACTAAATCTGCATTGTGCTCAAGTATTAGTAACCAAAGAATATTTCAGAGATAGGCTTCATTATCTAAACATGCAGCAATGTTTTAACGCATTTTCAAAACAAAATATTGCGCCTATTGTCAACGAAAATGATGTTATTGCTGTAACAGAACTTATGTTTACGGATAATGACGAACTGGCAGGCCTTGTTACAGCCATGACCGATGCCGTACTTATCCTGGCTAACGTTGATGGCATTTACAACGCGCCTACCTCCTCCCTAACGCACAGTTAA
- a CDS encoding EI24 domain-containing protein, which produces MFIDDFIEGIRSYPKAWFFISQHRLWHFVLWTGLFSIILWLSGIYAAWWLADALNNYLFLWFGENLWQGGLLKQIGIVLLLIPIITLMLKFYKYFVLSLFSPLLSIIAEKVQEIDTQQKSPTGIRVFWNNFMRSLYMNLRSLVAELFLTAACFVIAFIPIINIFTPLLLLTVDSYFWGAAMLDYRHEFHGLNGKDSMAWTKKHKGLAIANGIVWNFLLLIPIIGALVGIVLSVTAAGLAANTLQKKAS; this is translated from the coding sequence ATGTTTATAGACGATTTTATTGAAGGCATACGCAGCTATCCCAAAGCATGGTTTTTTATTTCCCAACACAGACTTTGGCATTTTGTATTATGGACTGGGCTATTCAGTATAATACTCTGGTTATCAGGAATTTATGCAGCTTGGTGGCTGGCTGATGCACTGAACAATTACTTATTTTTGTGGTTTGGAGAAAACCTCTGGCAAGGCGGTTTGCTCAAGCAAATTGGGATAGTATTGTTGCTCATTCCGATAATAACGCTCATGCTCAAATTTTACAAATACTTTGTGCTATCCTTGTTTTCGCCCCTACTTTCCATTATCGCCGAGAAAGTACAAGAGATTGATACACAACAAAAAAGCCCAACAGGAATACGCGTATTTTGGAATAATTTTATGCGTAGTTTGTACATGAATTTGCGTAGCCTTGTAGCCGAATTATTCCTGACAGCAGCTTGTTTTGTGATCGCCTTTATCCCGATTATCAATATTTTCACGCCATTGCTGCTGCTAACCGTGGACTCTTACTTTTGGGGTGCGGCTATGCTCGACTATCGGCACGAGTTTCATGGGCTGAACGGCAAGGACAGCATGGCCTGGACTAAAAAGCACAAGGGATTGGCTATTGCCAACGGTATAGTTTGGAATTTTTTGTTACTGATACCCATAATCGGGGCATTGGTGGGCATCGTCTTGAGCGTAACGGCGGCAGGGCTTGCGGCCAATACTTTACAAAAGAAAGCAAGTTAA
- a CDS encoding purine-nucleoside phosphorylase: MNIIEQIEQTAEFLRGKGITAPEVGVVLGTGLNALAERMEVEVSVSYSEIPNFVPATVAQHKGRLLYGTIAGRKVLLMQGRMHAYEGHTFQQITFPIRVMKWLGIKTLLLSNAAGALNLSYKKGEIMLLNDHINLLGSSPLVGKHLDEFGDRFPDMSQPYSADLCDKIKQIAQSKGIAIHEGVYVAVLGPQLETRAEYRFLRMIGADAVGMSTVPEVIVGHQMGLRCAAISALTDECDPDNLQSVNIEEIVAVAARADVLLAEIYSQLIALC, translated from the coding sequence ATGAATATTATTGAACAAATAGAACAAACTGCCGAATTTTTGCGCGGCAAAGGGATTACAGCTCCAGAAGTAGGCGTAGTGTTGGGTACTGGCCTTAATGCGTTGGCCGAGCGCATGGAAGTAGAAGTAAGTGTAAGCTATTCCGAAATCCCCAATTTTGTACCTGCTACGGTGGCGCAACACAAAGGCCGCTTGCTGTATGGTACGATTGCAGGGCGCAAAGTCTTGTTGATGCAAGGCCGCATGCATGCGTACGAAGGTCATACTTTTCAGCAAATTACGTTCCCGATACGCGTAATGAAATGGCTGGGAATCAAAACTTTATTATTGTCTAATGCGGCAGGTGCATTAAATCTTTCTTACAAAAAAGGAGAAATAATGTTGCTCAACGACCACATCAATTTGCTGGGGAGTAGTCCGCTGGTAGGCAAGCATTTAGACGAGTTTGGCGATCGTTTTCCAGACATGAGCCAACCTTATTCGGCGGATTTATGCGATAAAATCAAGCAAATAGCACAAAGTAAAGGTATTGCTATACACGAAGGCGTGTACGTGGCCGTGCTTGGGCCTCAATTGGAAACCCGCGCGGAGTATCGCTTTTTGCGTATGATTGGCGCGGATGCGGTGGGCATGTCCACAGTGCCAGAAGTGATTGTTGGGCATCAGATGGGATTGCGTTGCGCAGCGATTTCGGCACTTACCGACGAGTGTGATCCTGATAATTTACAATCTGTAAACATAGAGGAAATTGTGGCAGTGGCTGCGCGAGCCGATGTCTTATTGGCCGAAATTTATAGCCAACTTATTGCATTATGTTAA
- the nadD gene encoding nicotinate (nicotinamide) nucleotide adenylyltransferase → MKIGLFFGSFNPIHIGHLIVANTMVETTDLDRVWFIVSPQNPFKKQKDLLHEFDRLDMVEKAIFDNANFSVSDVEFAMTRPSYTIDTLLLLRQKYPKHDFVLIIGGDNLADFPKWKNAQQILDEFGLYVYPRPQSKPSDLQMHERVRMVEAPLLDISATFIRKCLRLGASVRYLVPQEVEHYLLQKKFYL, encoded by the coding sequence ATGAAAATAGGACTTTTTTTCGGCTCTTTCAATCCCATTCATATTGGGCATTTGATTGTAGCCAACACGATGGTAGAAACCACTGATTTAGACCGTGTTTGGTTTATTGTTTCGCCTCAGAATCCTTTCAAGAAACAAAAGGATTTGCTGCATGAGTTCGACCGCCTTGATATGGTCGAAAAAGCCATTTTTGATAATGCTAATTTTTCAGTGTCGGACGTAGAATTTGCCATGACACGCCCAAGTTATACCATTGATACGCTATTGCTTTTGCGCCAAAAATACCCAAAACACGATTTTGTTTTGATTATTGGCGGGGACAATTTGGCCGATTTTCCGAAGTGGAAAAATGCCCAACAGATACTTGATGAGTTTGGCTTGTATGTGTATCCGCGTCCGCAGTCGAAGCCTTCGGATTTGCAAATGCACGAACGCGTACGCATGGTAGAAGCACCGCTGCTAGATATTTCTGCTACGTTTATTCGTAAATGTTTGCGGTTGGGTGCATCTGTCCGCTATTTAGTGCCGCAAGAAGTAGAGCATTACTTGCTTCAGAAGAAATTTTATTTGTAA
- a CDS encoding toxin-antitoxin system YwqK family antitoxin, with product MRDKNIITCLLVVMLWAIVQNTMAQHTAANIPTKRMVEYYDKAKHKPKQVYFVMQNKPSIQHGDFVEYYYNGQTKTQGQYTKGKTTGYWEYFYENGKPKMKGTLRNGVQQESWKYFYENGKLSRKGMMRDGQKIGLWAFYYENGNAKSEGIIEDGKNEGLWTYYYENGNKKATALYVRGRGFYKEVYDTGEPKMQGIIDNGKSDSLWQYFHENGKLKAEGLEKNGVKQGNWRFYHANGVLASEGAYSNGELDGNWKYYYESGKLSSEGQQQKGQKQGHWRLYYESGKFMGEGFFENGNGPYKEYYDNGKLRIEGYLQNGKNHGLWTYYYEDGVVEGRCEYLNGEGLYKGMYRNGTIKMTGKLKDGQKVGQWSLYNEDGSFAGYYKTFYNKELPVSKHNPAPADTVKPLPVVHVKPTGKPDFIQKKRLPRYFVKRINESKGLMLSFNPLPIMFNELPISIEYYWHERLGYELRYTVLRNPFFSEHGGTIQPDRLYKNGFNVDFRQKLYHPNGGAGSFYISQEVRFSQVDYSAKVTEMTDSLTSYYKEYKANETRIELAVTAGNRLFWTLSRHLTLSADMYAGIAAAYRQTNVPDALVFQQVRTSKYSFPLRFGFSIGLLYSKHGVFD from the coding sequence ATGAGAGATAAAAATATTATAACTTGTTTGTTGGTAGTAATGCTGTGGGCGATTGTACAAAATACAATGGCTCAGCATACGGCTGCCAATATTCCTACCAAACGAATGGTGGAATATTATGACAAGGCTAAACATAAACCCAAGCAAGTTTATTTTGTAATGCAAAATAAGCCCAGCATACAACACGGCGATTTTGTGGAGTATTACTATAATGGCCAAACCAAAACGCAAGGCCAATATACCAAAGGCAAAACGACGGGTTATTGGGAGTATTTTTATGAAAACGGAAAACCCAAAATGAAGGGCACGCTGCGTAATGGCGTGCAACAAGAATCTTGGAAATATTTTTATGAAAATGGCAAATTGAGCCGTAAAGGTATGATGCGCGATGGCCAAAAAATTGGTCTTTGGGCATTTTATTATGAAAATGGAAATGCCAAGAGCGAAGGCATTATTGAAGACGGCAAAAATGAAGGCCTTTGGACGTATTATTACGAAAATGGAAATAAAAAAGCAACTGCGCTTTATGTGCGCGGGCGTGGTTTTTATAAGGAAGTCTATGATACTGGCGAACCCAAAATGCAAGGCATTATTGACAACGGGAAGAGCGATAGCCTATGGCAGTATTTCCATGAAAACGGAAAACTCAAAGCCGAAGGTTTGGAAAAAAATGGCGTAAAACAAGGGAATTGGCGATTCTATCATGCAAATGGCGTGTTGGCTAGCGAAGGTGCATATAGCAATGGCGAGCTAGACGGCAACTGGAAATATTATTATGAGTCGGGCAAACTCAGTTCGGAAGGCCAACAGCAAAAAGGACAAAAACAAGGCCATTGGCGGCTGTATTATGAGTCTGGTAAATTCATGGGCGAGGGCTTTTTTGAGAATGGAAATGGGCCTTACAAAGAATATTACGACAATGGTAAATTACGGATAGAAGGATATTTGCAAAATGGCAAAAATCACGGCCTTTGGACCTATTATTATGAGGATGGCGTAGTAGAAGGTCGTTGCGAATACCTCAATGGCGAAGGTTTGTATAAAGGAATGTACCGAAACGGCACAATCAAAATGACTGGCAAGCTCAAAGATGGCCAGAAAGTAGGGCAGTGGTCATTGTATAACGAAGATGGTTCATTTGCAGGCTATTACAAAACTTTTTATAATAAAGAATTGCCTGTAAGTAAACATAATCCGGCTCCTGCCGATACGGTGAAGCCACTTCCTGTGGTACACGTAAAACCGACGGGAAAGCCTGATTTTATTCAAAAGAAACGTTTGCCTCGCTATTTTGTAAAACGCATCAATGAGTCGAAAGGGTTAATGCTTTCGTTCAATCCGCTGCCGATTATGTTCAATGAATTGCCCATCAGTATAGAATATTATTGGCATGAGCGTTTGGGTTATGAGTTGCGTTATACGGTTTTGCGCAATCCGTTTTTTAGCGAACATGGTGGCACTATTCAGCCCGATAGGTTGTATAAAAATGGCTTTAATGTAGATTTCAGACAAAAACTTTACCACCCTAATGGAGGCGCAGGTAGTTTTTATATTTCGCAGGAAGTGCGTTTCTCGCAGGTAGATTATTCGGCGAAAGTAACAGAAATGACAGACTCTTTAACCTCTTATTACAAAGAGTATAAGGCCAATGAAACTAGGATAGAGTTGGCTGTTACGGCAGGGAATCGCCTTTTTTGGACATTGAGTCGGCATTTAACGCTTTCCGCGGATATGTATGCAGGCATTGCGGCGGCTTATCGCCAAACGAATGTCCCTGATGCATTGGTTTTTCAGCAAGTGCGCACCAGCAAATATTCGTTTCCGTTACGCTTTGGTTTTTCGATCGGCTTGCTGTATAGCAAACATGGTGTTTTTGATTAA
- a CDS encoding NUDIX domain-containing protein — MYSAELFMSYCYEYPRPMVCVDALIIRKLSENLQAEVLLIQRKKEPYKGTWACPGGFLEMEETLEEGAVRELREETGLEGIELTQFHAFGDLHRDPRGRNISIAFYGFATVQHQPQAADDAANAAWFAVNQLPILATDHDNIIEKGLKAAGIEGFYYER; from the coding sequence GTGTATTCTGCCGAATTATTTATGAGTTATTGCTACGAATATCCGCGCCCAATGGTTTGTGTTGATGCGCTTATTATCAGGAAATTATCTGAAAATTTGCAAGCAGAAGTGCTATTGATTCAGCGAAAAAAAGAACCATATAAAGGTACGTGGGCTTGTCCTGGTGGCTTTTTAGAAATGGAAGAAACGCTCGAAGAGGGTGCAGTCCGCGAATTGAGAGAGGAAACAGGCTTGGAAGGTATTGAACTAACACAATTTCATGCTTTTGGCGATTTGCATCGCGATCCAAGAGGCCGTAACATTTCTATTGCGTTTTATGGTTTTGCCACTGTGCAACATCAACCCCAAGCCGCCGACGATGCAGCCAATGCAGCATGGTTTGCTGTAAATCAGTTACCAATATTGGCGACAGACCATGACAATATTATCGAAAAAGGACTCAAAGCCGCAGGAATAGAAGGCTTTTATTATGAGAGATAA
- a CDS encoding fumarylacetoacetate hydrolase family protein, whose product MKIFAIGRNYADHVKELNNERPESPVVFMKPDTALLRENAPFYYPDFSQDVHHEVEIVLKVCKEGKHIDEKFAHKYYDELAIGIDFTARDLQQKLKEKGLPWEIAKGFNGSAPVSNFVPVSQFTDLQNINFSLNVNGQLRQQGNTQMMMYRFDYIVSYLSKFFTLKKGDLIFTGTPAGVAPVQIGDRLEAAIEGEVMLDFLVK is encoded by the coding sequence ATGAAAATATTTGCCATAGGCCGCAATTACGCCGACCACGTAAAAGAACTTAACAACGAACGCCCAGAATCGCCAGTGGTTTTTATGAAACCTGACACGGCTCTCTTGCGCGAAAATGCGCCTTTTTATTACCCTGATTTCAGCCAAGACGTTCACCACGAAGTAGAAATCGTGCTCAAAGTTTGCAAAGAAGGCAAGCACATCGACGAAAAATTTGCCCACAAATACTACGACGAACTGGCCATCGGCATCGACTTTACGGCGCGAGACCTGCAACAAAAACTCAAAGAAAAGGGCTTGCCTTGGGAAATTGCCAAAGGTTTTAATGGTTCTGCGCCTGTTTCTAATTTCGTGCCAGTGAGTCAATTTACTGATTTGCAAAATATTAACTTTAGTTTGAATGTAAACGGCCAGTTGCGCCAACAAGGAAATACGCAAATGATGATGTATCGTTTCGATTACATCGTTTCGTATTTGTCCAAATTCTTTACGCTCAAAAAAGGCGACCTTATTTTTACGGGAACACCCGCAGGCGTTGCACCCGTGCAGATTGGCGACCGATTGGAAGCGGCCATCGAGGGCGAAGTAATGCTCGACTTTTTGGTAAAATAA